From one Anguilla rostrata isolate EN2019 chromosome 12, ASM1855537v3, whole genome shotgun sequence genomic stretch:
- the LOC135235672 gene encoding protein IWS1 homolog isoform X2, producing MDGEDDEFFSGNHSDDGGGTPVQDEHAPASDGEEDARSDAQQSEEGMSDGEGEARARQANGIGSASENEDGRGPGDSDSEKEVGHDSDSEPEAPKPADSDSEPEPPKHVDSDSEPEAPKPADSDSETEAPKRADSDSEPEAPKPANSDSEPEAPKPADSDAEEEAVPKQGGSASENEELAKPLRGHSDGGSDSENEAPKHRQIDSDDDEGEQGKGQGSWKGVMHSDSEEEEGGPARAAGSDQEQEGGKRQQLEDSDDDEEKPVKRKKAILSDSEDEDEKDDTPVKKKSRALLDAENSDSDAASDSPDKSMAAKLRELGSDSEEEEDRSKGDVGKKDEKNLFGSDSDSDDEEKMIADIFGESGDEEEEEFTGFNQEDLEGDRNQSESSAKKQVAEESDSDDDIDRGGKDTSFMSDFDVMLARKKAQGGRRRRNRDGGTFISDADDVVSAMITKMTEAAEEDRTLNSQKKPALKKLTLLPTVVMHLKKQDLKDTFIDSGVMTAIKEWISPLPDKSLPALKIREELLRILQELPSVSQETLKHSGIGRAVMFLYKHPKESRPNKDVALKLINEWSRPIFGLTSNYKGMTREERQQRDLDQQVPPRRRLSEQPKVERSEEPDVFSPPTRFSGTAWHLPHRPE from the exons ATGGACGGAGAAGACGACGAATTCTTTTCCGGAAATCACTCTG ACGATGGCGGTGGTACCCCTGTACAAGACGAACACGCACCGGCATCCGATGGAGAAGAGGATGCTAGAAGTGACGCACAGCAATCCGAG GAGGGGATGAGTGATGGTGAAGGAGAAGCTCGAGCAAGGCAGGCCAATGGCATTGGAAGCGCTTCAGAGAATGAAGACGGCAGAGGTCCTGGAGACAGCGACTCTGAAAAAGAAGTTGGGCACGATAGCGACTCTGAGCCGGAGGCTCCCAAGCCCGCCGACAGCGACTCTGAGCCGGAGCCTCCGAAACACGTGGACAGCGACTCAGAGCCGGAGGCCCCAAAACCCGCGGACAGCGACTCTGAAACCGAGGCTCCCAAACGCGCCGACAGCGACTCTGAACCGGAGGCTCCCAAACCGGCCAACAGCGACTCTGAACCGGAGGCTCCCAAGCCCGCCGATAGCGATGCTGAAGAGGAGGCCGTGCCCAAGCAGGGAGGAAGTGCCTCTGAGAACGAGGAGCTGGCCAAACCTCTCAGAGGACACTCCGACGGGGGCAGTGACTCTGAAAACGAGGCGCCTAAACACAGGCAGATAGATTCGGACGACGACGAGGGGGAGCAGGGGAAAGGCCAGGGAAGCTGGAAGGGGGTGATGCACTctgacagcgaggaggaggagggaggcccGGCACGGGCAGCCGGCAGTGACCAAGAGCAGGAGGGTGGGAAACGGCAGCAGCTGGAGGACAGCGACGATGATGAGGAGAAACCAG TTAAGAGAAAGAAAGCTATTCTCTCGGACAGTGAGGACGAGGATGAAAAAGATGACACACCAG tgaaaaagaaaagtcGTGCTTTGTTGGATGCAGAAAACTCAGACAGCGATGCTGCTTCTGATTCTCCTGATAAATCGATGGCCGCTAAACTACGAGAGCTGGGCTCAgacagcgaggaagaggaggatagGAGTAAGGGCGATGTGGGGAAGAAGGATGAGAAGAACCTCTTTGGCAGTGACAGTGACTCTGACGATGAGGA GAAAATGATTGCTGATATCTTTGGGGAGTCGggtgatgaggaggaggaggagttcacg GGTTTCAATCAAGAAGACCTGGAGGGTGACAGGAACCAATCAGAGTCCTCTGCCAAGAAGCAAGTAGCAGAGGAGTCCGACTCCGATGATGACATCGACAGGGGTGGAAAAGA CACCAGCTTCATGTCCGACTTCGACGTGATGCTGGCGCGAAAGAAGGCCCAGGGCGGCAGGCGGCGGCGAAACCGCGACGGCGGGACCTTCATCAGCGACGCGGACGACGTGGTCAGCGCCATGATCACCAAGATGACCGAGGCCGCTGAG GAGGACAGAACCCTGAACAGCCAGAAGAAGCCCGCCCTGAAAAAACTGACTCTGTTGCCCACTGTGGTGATGCACCTGAAGAA GCAGGACCTAAAAGACACGTTCATAGACAGCGGTGTGATGACGGCCATTAAAGAGTGGATAAGCCCGTTGCCAGACAAGAGCCTTCCGGCACTCAAGATCAGGGAGGAACTCCTGAGGATTCTACAGGAA CTCCCCAGTGTGAGTCAAGAGACTCTGAAGCACAGCGGCATCGGGCGAGCCGTCATGTTCCTGTACAAACACCCCAAAGAGTCCCGTCCCAACAAAGACGTCGCCCTCAAACTCATCA ACGAATGGTCGCGACCCATCTTCGGCTTGACCTCCAACTACAAGGGCATGACCCGGGAGGAGCGGCAGCAGAGAGACCTGGACCAGCAAgtgcccccccgccgccgcctcaG